The following coding sequences lie in one Niabella agricola genomic window:
- a CDS encoding metallophosphoesterase, producing MKFYIKNNLLIFLFLFYNGYSFAQAASLDQLRVPALSDGAAYTWVLLPDPQTYTKFARNQALFSNMIDWIVDEKQKLNIQMVLCTGDLVEQNNIVVPDSINGDQSSFAQWRFISGAFYKLNNKVPYILCTGNHDYGTKSSENRYSQFNSYFPPQVNPLNEKLIAAMFPNAEGEKTLENAAYTWNDPSGRPFLIFSLEFAPRIEVLKWADSLAHVPEYRDHIGVVLTHSYLNSDGNRTHMEKYPLKNANYGKVIWEQFVSRSPQVQFVFSGHIANSDAHRDQVGYRVDRNADGRPVHQMLFNAQREGGGWHGNGGDGWLRILEFIPQQRKVKVRTFSPYFFISPAMRPHAWRSADYDEYEMIY from the coding sequence AAAAAACAACCTTTTAATTTTTTTATTTCTTTTTTATAACGGGTATTCCTTTGCACAGGCCGCGTCCCTGGACCAATTGCGGGTTCCGGCGCTCAGCGATGGCGCGGCCTATACCTGGGTACTGTTGCCCGACCCGCAGACCTATACCAAATTTGCCCGTAACCAGGCGCTTTTCAGTAATATGATCGATTGGATTGTTGATGAGAAACAAAAGCTCAATATCCAGATGGTATTATGCACGGGAGATCTTGTAGAGCAAAATAATATAGTCGTTCCGGATAGCATCAACGGTGATCAGTCGAGCTTTGCGCAATGGCGGTTCATTTCCGGCGCATTCTATAAGCTCAATAACAAAGTGCCGTATATACTTTGCACCGGAAATCATGATTATGGAACCAAAAGTTCGGAAAACAGGTATTCCCAGTTCAACAGTTATTTCCCTCCACAGGTGAACCCGCTGAATGAAAAACTGATTGCGGCCATGTTTCCGAATGCAGAGGGGGAAAAGACATTGGAAAATGCAGCCTATACCTGGAATGATCCGTCAGGCCGGCCATTTTTGATTTTTTCACTGGAGTTTGCCCCACGCATTGAAGTATTAAAGTGGGCCGACAGCCTGGCCCATGTGCCTGAATACAGGGATCACATTGGTGTGGTCCTCACGCACAGCTATCTTAATTCGGACGGCAATCGTACGCATATGGAAAAATATCCACTGAAAAATGCAAATTACGGCAAAGTGATCTGGGAGCAGTTCGTTTCTCGAAGTCCGCAGGTACAGTTTGTCTTTTCAGGGCATATCGCCAATAGCGATGCGCATCGTGATCAGGTAGGTTACCGGGTTGACCGGAACGCTGATGGTAGACCCGTGCATCAGATGTTGTTTAACGCACAGCGCGAAGGAGGAGGCTGGCATGGCAATGGAGGTGATGGCTGGTTGCGGATATTAGAGTTTATACCGCAGCAACGGAAGGTTAAAGTCCGGACCTTCTCCCCTTATTTTTTTATTTCGCCAGCCATGCGGCCCCATGCATGGCGCAGCGCAGATTACGATGAATATGAGATGATTTATTAA